From the Scatophagus argus isolate fScaArg1 chromosome 21, fScaArg1.pri, whole genome shotgun sequence genome, one window contains:
- the LOC124052906 gene encoding choline O-acetyltransferase-like, with the protein MPILEKETTTDRDSQVLPKVPVPPLKQTLDTYLKCVQHLIKEDQFKKTKTIVEKFGAPGGVGEVLQKKLLERRDKTTNWVYDYWLEDMYLNNRLALPVNSSPVMVFPKQTFRDHKDALRFAAHLIRGVLDYKALVDTRALKVDFARGQLAGTPMCMEQYYRLFTSYRYPALKTDMLKVQMNAASSAPEHIIVACKNQFFVLDVIANNKQLNETELLSQLEKIMKMSENAEERLPPIGILTSDGRTEWAQAREALTKDQTNRDSLALIESCLCLVCLDEPSGVKPRDTTRALLLLHGGGRDKNGANRWYDKSLQFVVGMDGVCGVVCEHSPFEGIVLVQCSEHVMKYITGSPSKMARTSSIRELPPPRKLLWKCNPHIQGLLAASGDRLQRLVNNLDMDVLTFKAYGKDFIKKQKMSPDAFIQVALQLAFYKCNGRLVSTYESASIRRFQEGRVDNIRSATPEALAFVNAMTDGMATLTDADKIKRLRDAVNAQTNYTIAAITGMAIDNHLLGLLRIAKDLNMEKPEIFCDETYLISNQFILSTSQVPTTVEMFCCYGPVVPNGYGVCYNPQSDHIIFCVSSFWENTETSSAVFVKALTEGLLEIRDLCNVSSAMATKAPESSQGAGQPHKSGK; encoded by the exons ATGCCAATCTTGGAGAAAGAGACGACCACAGACCGAGACAGCCaa GTGTTGCCAAAGGTCCCTGTGCCACCACTGAAACAAACCCTTGACACATACTTGAAGTGTGTCCAACACCTGATTAAGGAGGATCAGTTTAAGAAGACAAAGACCATCGTGGAGAAGTTTGGGGCTCCTGGAGGTGTGGGAGAAGTTCTCCAGAAGAAGCTCTTAGAGAGGAGGGACAAGACGACCAACTgg GTCTATGACTACTGGCTGGAGGACATGTACCTGAACAACAGGTTGGCCTTGCCAGTCAACTCCAGTCCTGTCATGGTGTTCCCTAAGCAGACATTCAGAGACCACAAAGATGCCCTCAG ATTTGCGGCTCATCTGATCAGAGGAGTGCTGGACTACAAGGCTCTCGTTGATAC GCGAGCGCTGAAAGTGGATTTTGCTCGAGGCCAGCTAGCTGGGACCCCCATGTGCATGGAGCAGTACTACCGCCTCTTCACCTCCTACCGCTACCCGGCACTAAAGACAGACATGCTGAAGGTCCAGATGAATGCAGCCTCCTCAGCGCCGGAGCACATCATTGTAGCGTGCAAGAACCAG TTTTTCGTATTGGATGTAattgcaaacaacaaacagctcaATGAGACGGAGCTGTTATCCCAGCTGGagaaaatcatgaaaatgtcagaaaatgctGAAGAGAGACTTCCTCCTATTGGTATCCTAACATCTGACGGGAGAACCGAATGGGCACAGGCCAGGGAAGCATTAACAAAAG ATCAAACCAACAGGGACTCTCTGGCTCTGATCGAGAGCTGCCTATGCTTGGTGTGTCTGGATGAGCCCAGTGGAGTAAAGCCCAGGGACACTACCAGGGCCCTACTGTTGCTGCACGGTGGCGGCCGTGACAAGAATGGGGCAAACCGCTGGTATGACAAGTCACTGCAG TTTGTTGTAGGAATGGACGGAGTCTGCGGAGTCGTGTGTGAGCATTCGCCATTTGAAGGAATAGTTCTGGTGCAGTGCTCTGAACACGTGATGAAATACAT AACAGGAAGTCCGTCCAAGATGGCGAGGACCTCCAGCATCAGGGAGCTTCCCCCTCCAAGGAAGCTGCTCTGGAAATGTAACCCACACATCCAGGGACTCTTAGCAGCATCTGGAGACAGACTGCAGAG GCTGGTGAATAATCTTGATATGGATGTTCTTACATTCAAAGCCTATGGGAAAGATTTCAtcaaaaaacagaagatgagCCCAGATGCATTCATACAAGTTGCCTTACAACTTGCATTTTACAA GTGCAATGGAAGGCTCGTGTCTACTTATGAGAGTGCATCCATTCGGCGTTTCCAAGAAGGTCGGGTTGATAACATTCGCTCGGCCACCCCTGAGGCCCTGGCCTTTGTGAATGCCATGACAGATGGGATGGCCACTTTAACT GATGCAGATAAAATTAAACGACTGAGGGATGCAGTTAATGCTCAGACAAATTACACCATTGCT GCTATTACGGGAATGGCAATAGACAATCATCTCCTCGGGCTTCTGAGGATCGCAAAGGATCTTAACATGGAGAAGCCAGAGATCTTCTGTGATGAGACGTATCTGATCAGTAACCAATTCATCCTTTCAACCAGTCAG GTCCCTACCACAGTGGAAATGTTCTGTTGCTACGGCCCAGTGGTGCCCAACGGCTACGGCGTCTGCTACAACCCGCAGTCAGACCACATCATCTTCTGTGTGTCTAGTTTCTGGGAGAACACAGAGACGAGTTCGGCCGTTTTTGTCAAAGCCCTGACTGAGGGCCTGCTGGAAATCAGGGACCTGTGCAATGTAAGCAGCGCCATGGCTACCAAAGCGCCTGAGAGCAGCCAAGGAGCCGGCCAGCCTCATAAATCAGGGAAGTAA